One Suricata suricatta isolate VVHF042 chromosome X, meerkat_22Aug2017_6uvM2_HiC, whole genome shotgun sequence genomic region harbors:
- the LOC115283423 gene encoding endogenous retrovirus group K member 25 Env polyprotein-like, protein MDHSNLEQRMKRLRLHASRTANSIHVSRNTRNNTLPGWGQIKKLALEAKQFLAGQHQPQEPALLFVAMLALLSCHITQTRAANYWAFFPKPPILHPVTWDEESIRVYTNSAFLLGGLNIPDSGTFINAFSKNITYMGVSSSLPMCFIFPVMWPFSNFIPNCVPTQISGIIQDRVSLTPSYSQSKALNTNTIKMRTLTAVLPGAKVSGVKAYPFENVVTMNKFYAHPPRYPDCKPFSTYSEKTEITVQGARPVWIECMFNSTRPTLVTAPDNSEVIQDWSVLDPFADFRNYFNGKFCWRYSLIPSPILINRISTQGFVIPILVSQQNQSTRFHNHIWRLLAATRNITYSYGQNTTQTYNFKACVTSPYALLMAKDLNTLQINREPNSKRYSVNCNECLLSNCLTSEMNIKMMLIVKQPPYIMIPVNVSSPWYDNHVIKALQLLNNELSRPKRFIAALILGITALISVITSVTVSTVVLVKEVHTASFINDMSKNITLTLTTQEIIDRKLNDKVNALEEAVMSIGQELLTLKIQLSLRCHSDYKWICVTHLQVNESQHSWKKVQQHILGIWNHSDLSFDISALHKQISEINQARKDFNADDLATDIYNGITNLVGHSSFFSMMVNVGISLTIFLIILFLLPCIYRCLKSSISRLRTEVKASEFLNKRRGDLQSRSMDHRQPKSEDKKTPPTFLQTDK, encoded by the coding sequence ATGGACCACAGCAACCTGGAGCAGAGGATGAAAAGGCTACGCCTTCATGCCAGCAGAACAGCTAACAGCATTCATGTATCCCGTAACACAAGGAACAATACTCTCCCTGGCTGGGGACAAATTAAAAAACTTGCTCTGGAGGCTAAACAATTTCTTGCTGGACAACATCAGCCTCAAGAGCCTGCTCTTCTTTTTGTTGCTATGCTTGCACTACTTTCGTGCCACATAACACAAACACGTGCTGCTAATTATTGGGCTTTCTTTCCTAAGCCTCCTATCCTTCACCCTGTTACTTGGGATGAAGAATCTATTAGGGTTTATACTAATTCAGCCTTTCTTCTTGGAGGGCTCAACATTCCTGATTCTGGAACCTTTATTAATGCGTTTAGTAAAAATATTACTTACATGGGTGTTTCCTCTTCTCTACCCATGTGTTTCATCTTCCCTGTAATGTGGCCATTCTCTAATTTTATTCCTAATTGTGTCCCTACTCAGATTTCTGGTATAATTCAAGACCGAGTATCTCTGACTCCTTCGTATTCTCAAAGTAAGGCCTTAAATactaatacaataaaaatgcGAACATTAACTGCTGTTCTTCCAGGAGCAAAGGTATCTGGTGTAAAGGCTTATCCTTTTGAAAATGTGGTTACAATGAATAAATTCTATGCTCATCCACCAAGATACCCAGACTGTAAGCCATTTAGTACTTAttcagaaaaaacagaaattactGTTCAAGGAGCACGCCCTGTATGGATTGAATGCATGTTTAATTCTACCCGACCAACTCTAGTAACTGCTCCTGATAATTCTGAAGTTATTCAAGACTGGAGCGTACTCGACCCCTTTGCTGATTTTAGAAACTATTTTAATGGCAAATTTTGTTGGAGATATTCTCTTATACCTTCCCCTATTCTGATTAATCGTATTTCTACCCAAGGGTTTGTAATTCCTATTTTGGTGTCACAACAAAATCAGTCTACTAGGTTTCATAACCACATTTGGAGGCTATTGGCTGCCACTCGGAATATTACTTATTCATATGGTCAAAATACTACACAGACCTATAACTTTAAAGCTTGTGTAACCTCTCCTTATGCTCTATTAATGGCTAAAGATCTAAACACTTTGCAAATCAATAGAGAACCTAATAGTAAAAGATATTCTGTAAATTGTAATGAGTGTCTTTTATCTAATTGTCTAACCTCTGAGATGAATATTAAAATGATGCTGATTGTAAAACAACCACCTTATATCATGATTCCTGTAAATGTTTCTTCTCCCTGGTATGATAATCATGTTATAAAGGCTCTACAACTTTTAAATAATGAGTTATCTCGTCCAAAAAGATTTATTGCTGCTTTAATATTGGGCATAACTGCATTGATCTCAGTTATTACTTCTGTTACAGTGTCTACTGTTGTTCTGGTTAAAGAAGTACATACAGCATCTTTTATTAATGATATGtctaaaaatataacattaaccTTAACTACTCAAGAAATTATTGACCGAAAGCTTAATGATAAGGTTAACGCACTTGAAGAGGCAGTTATGTCTATTGGCCAAGAATTATTAACCTTAAAAATTCAACTGTCTCTTAGATGTCATTCGGATTATAAATGGATTTGTGTTACACATTTACAAGTAAATGAGTCCCAACATTCTTGGAAAAAGGTGCAACAACATATTTTAGGAATTTGGAACCATTCGGATTTAAGTTTTGATATAAGTGCCTTACATaaacaaatttcagaaataaaccaGGCTAGAAAGGATTTCAACGCAGATGATCTTGCTACTGATATTTACAATGGTATAACAAATTTGGTGGGACACTCCAGTTTCTTTTCTATGATGGTTAACGTTGGCATCTCACTGACAATATTCTtgataatattatttcttttgccttgcaTTTATAGATGTCTTAAGTCTAGTATCTCTCGCTTGCGCACTGAAGTCAAGGCTTCTGAGTTCTTAAATAAAAGGCGGGGAGATCTTCAGTCAAGATCAATGGACCACAGACAACCTAAATCAGAAGATAAGAAGACTCCACCTACGTTCCTGCAAACGGACAAATGA